The following are encoded in a window of Salmo trutta chromosome 9, fSalTru1.1, whole genome shotgun sequence genomic DNA:
- the LOC115199889 gene encoding glycine dehydrogenase (decarboxylating), mitochondrial gives MQSCAKSWGILFTKSVNPHAPCRHINGKSRIFGKQQNRIQTLNACVTVRGLRTSAVYAASRQIDRILPRHDDFAERHIGPGERDKREMLNVLGLESIAQLIEDTVPESIRIQRSMKMDDPLCENEVLDHLQKIASKNKVWRSYIGMGYYNCSVPPVIQRNLLENSGWVTQYTPYQPEVAQGRLESLLNYQTMICDITGMAVANASLLDEATAAAEAMQLCHRQNKRRTFYIDPRCHPQTIAVVQTRANYIGVKTMLKLPHEMDFSGKDVSGVLFQYPDTDGRVEDLTALVDRAHKGGALACCATDLLALCVLRPPGEFGVDIALGSSQRFGVPLCYGGPHAAFFSVKENLVRMMPGRMVGVTRDAAGKEVYRLALQTREQHIRRDKATSNICTAQALLANMAAMFGVYHGPQGLKHIAERTHNAALILAEGLKRAGHRLHSEMFFDTLKVGCSVAAKDILARAVQREINLRVYGEGVLGVSLDETVKERDLDDLLWVFGCESSAELIAEKMGERVKGIMGSPFKRTSKYLTHAVFNSYHSETNIVRYMKRLENKDISLVHSMIPLGSCTMKLNSSSELMPITWNEFANLHPFCPLDQAEGYQLLFRQLEKDLCEVTGYDKISFQPNSGAQGEYAGLAAIKAYLNSKGDAHRTVCLIPKSAHGTNPASAQMAGMKVQVVEVDKDGNIDMANLKDLVDKHKANLAAMMITYPSTFGVFEESIDDVCNLIHQNGGQVYLDGANMNAQVGLCRPGDYGSDVSHLNLHKTFCIPHGGGGPGMGPIGVKEHLAPFLPCHPVVSMSAGNMSSSLGTISAAPWGSSAILPISWAYIKMMGAKGLVHATEVAILNANYMAKRLESHYKILFKGRKGFCAHEFILDVRPFKKTANIEAVDVAKRLQDYGFHAPTMSWPVAGTLMIEPTESEDKAEMDRFCDALMGIRQEIADIEEGRMDARVNPLKMAPHSLASITSSTWDRPYSREYAAFPLPFVRPETKFWPSISRIDDIYGDQHLVCTCPPMDVYESPYEEKRASS, from the exons TCGATCGCCCAGTTGATAGAAGATACAGTTCCAGAATCCATCCGTATTCAAAGAAGTATGAAAATGGATGATCCTCTCT GCGAGAATGAAGTCTTGGACCATCTCCAAAAGATTGCATCAAAGAACAAGGTGTGGAGGTCTTACATCGGAATGGGCTACTACAACTGCTCCGTGCCTCCAGTTATACAGAGAAACCTTCTAGAGAATTCGGGATG GGTGACTCAGTACACCCCCTATCAGCCCGAGGTGGCTCAAGGTCGCCTGGAGAGTCTGCTCAACTACCAGACCATGATCTGTGACATCACGGGCATGGCTGTAGCCAACGCCTCTCTGTTGGATGAGGCAACAGCTGCCGCCGAGGCCATGCAGCTCTGCCATAG ACAGAACAAGAGAAGGACGTTCTACATTGACCCACGTTGCCATCCTCAGACGATCGCTGTAGTGCAGACAAGAGCCAA CTACATCGGGGTGAAGACAATGCTGAAGCTGCCTCATGAGATGGACTTCAGTGGGAAGGATGTGAGCGGGGTGCTGTTCCAGTACCCAGACACCGACGGCAGAGTGGAGGACTTAACCGCGCTGGTGGACCGCGCTCACAAGGGAGGG GCTCTGGCTTGCTGTGCCACTGACCTGCTGGCCCTGTGTGTGCTACGCCCCCCTGGAGAGTTTGGGGTGGACATCGCCCTGGGCAGCTCCCAGAGGTTCGGGGTACCTCTCTGCTATGGTGGTCCCCACGCTGCCTTCTTCTCTGTCAAAGAAAACCTGGTCAGGATGATGCCTGGCAGGATGGTGGGAGTGACTAG GGATGCCGCTGGTAAGGAGGTGTACCGCCTGGCCCTGCAGACCAGAGAGCAGCACATCCGCAGAGACAAGGCCACAAGTAACATCTGCACTGCGCAG GCTCTGCTGGCCAACATGGCAGCCATGTTTGGAGTGTATCATGGACCCCAGGGCTTAAAGCACATTGCTGAGAGGACACATAATGCTGCACTGATCCTGGCTGAGG GTCTGAAGCGGGCCGGACACAGGCTGCACAGCGAGATGTTCTTTGACACGCTGAAGGTTGGCTGCAGTGTGGCAGCCAAGGACATCCTGGCGAGGGCTGTCCAGAGAGAGATCAACCTGCGTGTTTATGGCGAGGGAGTG TTAGGTGTGTCTCTGGATGAGACGGTGAAAGAGAGGGACTTGGACGATCTGCTCTGGGTCTTTGGATGTGAATCCTCAGCG GAGCTCATTGCTGAAAAGATGGGTGAAAGGGTGAAAGGCATTATGGGTAGTCCTTTCAAGAGGACCAGCAAGTACCTCACCCACGCAGTCTTCAACAG TTACCACTCCGAGACCAACATTGTGCGCTACATGAAACGCCTGGAGAACAAGGACATCTCTCTGGTTCACAGCATGATCCCACTG GGTTCCTGCACAATGAAGCTGAACAGTTCTTCAGAGCTCATG CCCATCACCTGGAATGAGTTTGCCAACCTTCACCCCTTCTGTCCCCTGGACCAGGCTGAGGGTTACCAGCTGCTCTTCAGGCAGCTGGAGAAGGACCTCTGTGAGGTGACTGGCTATGACAAGATCTCCTTCCAACCCAACAG TGGTGCTCAGGGAGAATACGCTGGCCTCGCTGCCATCAAAGCCTACCTGAACTCTAAAGGAGATGCCCATAGAACA GTTTGTCTGATCCCCAAGTCAGCCCATGGCACCAACCCAGCCAGTGCCCAGATGGCTGGCATGAAGGTgcaggtggtggaggtggacaaGGATGGCAACATTGACATGGCAAACCTCAAAGATCTG GTGGACAAACACAAGGCTAACCTGGCAGCCATGATGATCACGTACCCCTCCACCTTTGGTGTGTTTGAGGAGAGCATTGATGATGTTTGCAATCTCATCCACCAGAACGGAGGACAGGTCTACCTGGACGGTGCTAATATGAACGCACAG GTGGGCTTGTGTCGTCCTGGTGACTACGGATCTGACGTGTCTCACTTGAACCTCCACAAGACCTTCTGTATCCCCCACGGGGGTGGAGGACCAGGGATGGGACCTATCGGAGT GAAGGAGCACCTCGCCCCGTTCCTGCCCTGCCACCCAGTGGTCAGCATGTCAGCAGGCAACATGTCCAGCTCCCTGGGCACCATCAGTGCTGCCCCCTGGGGCTCCAGTGCCATTCTGCCCATCTCTTGGGCTTACATCAAG ATGATGGGAGCCAAGGGACTGGTTCATGCCACAGAGGTGGCTATCCTTAATGCCAATTACATGGCCAAGAGATTAGAGAGCCACTACAAGATCCTCTTCAAAGGCAGGAAAG GTTTTTGTGCCCACGAATTTATTTTGGATGTGAGGCCATTCAAGAAGACCGCCAACATTGAAGCGGTGGATGTGGCAAAAAGGCTACAGGATTATG GTTTCCATGCACCCACCATGTCGTGGCCCGTGGCAGGAACCCTGATGATCGAGCCCACGGAATCGGAGGACAAGGCAGAGATGGACCGCTTCTGTGATGCGTTGATGGGAATCAGACAGGAAATAGCAGACATTGAGGAAGGCAGGATGGATGCCCGCGTTAACCCACTGAAG ATGGCCCCTCACTCCCTGGCGAGCATCACCTCCTCCACCTGGGACAGGCCCTACTCCAGGGAGTACGCTGCTTTCCCCCTG CCATTTGTGAGGCCAGAGACCAAGTTCTGGCCATCCATCTCCAGGATCGACGACATATACGGTGACCAGCACTTGGTCTGCACTTGCCCCCCTATGGATGTGTACGAGTCACCATATGAGGAGAAGAGAGCTTCCTCATGA
- the LOC115199890 gene encoding glycine dehydrogenase (decarboxylating), mitochondrial-like — translation MSWPVAGTLMIEPTESEDKAEMDRFCDALMGIRQEIADIEEGRMDARVNPLKMAPHSLASITSSTWDRPYSREYAAFPLPFVRPETKFWPSISRIDDIYGDQHLVCTCPPMDVYESLYEEKRASS, via the exons ATGTCGTGGCCCGTGGCAGGAACCCTGATGATCGAGCCCACGGAATCGGAGGACAAGGCAGAGATGGACCGCTTCTGTGATGCGTTGATGGGAATCAGACAGGAAATAGCAGACATTGAGGAAGGCAGGATGGATGCCCGCGTTAACCCACTGAAG ATGGCCCCTCACTCCCTGGCGAGCATCACCTCCTCCACCTGGGACAGGCCCTACTCCAGGGAGTACGCTGCTTTCCCCCTG CCATTTGTGAGGCCAGAGACCAAGTTCTGGCCATCCATCTCCAGGATCGACGACATATACGGTGACCAGCACTTGGTCTGCACTTGCCCCCCTATGGATGTGTACGAGTCACTATATGAGGAGAAGAGAGCTTCCTCATGA